A DNA window from Hydrogenophaga taeniospiralis contains the following coding sequences:
- a CDS encoding efflux RND transporter permease subunit, whose amino-acid sequence MNHDSPLDAQPVVTRLEDFDPASGTVIERAFFNHRPWVLLLSLLITLVLGWQATRLQLNASFEKTIPTGHPYIANYLAHKGDLAGQTNALRLVVQAKEGTIFDRQYLETLQKLNDEIFLLPGVDRPFMKSLWTSNTRWVAVTEEGLDGGPVIPDAFDGSPQSLAELRANVERSGEIGQLVAGDFKSSIVFVPLLDRNPETGQALDYGELSRQIEALRARYDSDTLQVRVIGFAKVVGDLIEGLQQVLLFFLLALLITTALLYGYTRCRRSTALVVACSLVAVVWQFGLLALLGFELDPYSVLVPFLVFAIGMSHGAQKMNGIMQDIGRGTHRVVAARYTFRRLFVAGLTALLCDAVGFAVLFIIQIKVIQDLALIASIGVAMLIVTNLLLLPILLSYVGVSPKAAERSLRADSAQALQKSRLWSGLTRFTQRPAATLAVATGALLAVAGFAVSLHLSIGDLDPGAPELRPDSRYNQDSAYLISHYAASTDILTVMATTPPDRCTSYPALSTLDALAWRLEQLPGVESTNSMATLSKLAMVGYNEGHLKWFELLPNESALGGVQTRAPRELFNQSCSFLALYVYLKDHKAETLERVVAEVERFKAEHDSPELTFKLAAGSAGIDAATNIVVKQAMREMLLWVYAAVVLLCWITFRSWRAVIVAVLPLMLTSILCEALMVGLGMGVKVATLPVIALGVGIGVDYALYVLSVTLTRLRAGASLAEAYTHALQFTGRVVMLTGVTLALAVGTWAFSPIKFQADMGILLAFMFVWNMVGALVLLPALAHFLLPAVPRNDPAENPANASAPSLVTAAGQGT is encoded by the coding sequence ATGAACCACGATTCCCCCCTCGACGCCCAGCCCGTCGTCACGCGGCTGGAGGACTTTGACCCGGCATCGGGCACCGTCATCGAACGCGCCTTCTTCAACCACCGGCCCTGGGTGCTGCTGCTGAGCCTGTTGATCACCCTGGTGCTGGGCTGGCAGGCCACGCGGCTGCAGCTCAACGCCAGCTTCGAGAAGACCATTCCCACCGGCCACCCCTACATCGCCAACTACCTGGCGCACAAGGGCGACCTGGCCGGGCAGACCAACGCGCTGCGCCTGGTGGTACAGGCCAAGGAGGGCACGATCTTCGACCGGCAGTACCTGGAGACGCTGCAGAAGCTCAACGACGAGATCTTCCTGTTGCCCGGGGTGGACCGCCCGTTCATGAAGTCGCTCTGGACCTCCAACACGCGCTGGGTGGCCGTGACCGAAGAGGGCCTGGACGGCGGACCGGTGATCCCCGACGCCTTCGACGGCTCGCCGCAAAGCCTGGCCGAGCTGCGCGCCAACGTGGAGCGCTCGGGCGAGATCGGCCAGTTGGTGGCCGGCGACTTCAAGTCCAGCATCGTCTTCGTGCCCCTGCTCGACCGCAACCCCGAGACCGGCCAGGCGCTGGACTACGGCGAGCTCTCGCGCCAGATCGAGGCGCTGCGCGCGCGCTACGACAGCGACACGCTGCAGGTCCGCGTGATCGGCTTTGCCAAGGTGGTGGGCGACCTGATCGAAGGCCTGCAGCAGGTGCTGCTGTTCTTCCTGCTGGCGCTGCTCATCACCACCGCCCTGCTGTACGGCTACACGCGCTGCCGGCGCAGCACGGCGCTGGTGGTGGCGTGTTCGCTGGTGGCGGTGGTGTGGCAGTTCGGTCTGCTCGCCCTGCTGGGCTTCGAGCTCGACCCGTATTCGGTGCTGGTGCCCTTCCTGGTGTTCGCCATCGGCATGAGCCATGGCGCGCAGAAGATGAACGGCATCATGCAGGACATCGGGCGCGGCACGCACCGCGTGGTGGCCGCGCGCTACACCTTCCGGCGCCTGTTCGTGGCCGGGCTGACCGCCCTGCTGTGCGACGCCGTGGGCTTCGCGGTGCTGTTCATCATCCAGATCAAGGTGATCCAGGACCTGGCGCTGATCGCCAGCATCGGCGTGGCGATGCTGATCGTCACCAACCTCTTGCTGCTGCCCATCCTGCTGTCCTATGTGGGCGTGAGCCCCAAGGCGGCCGAGCGCAGCCTGCGCGCGGACTCGGCGCAGGCCCTGCAGAAGTCGCGCCTGTGGTCGGGCCTGACCCGCTTCACCCAGCGGCCCGCCGCCACCCTCGCGGTGGCCACGGGCGCGCTGCTGGCGGTGGCGGGCTTCGCGGTGAGCCTGCACCTGTCCATCGGCGACCTCGACCCGGGCGCGCCCGAGTTGCGCCCGGACTCGCGCTACAACCAGGACAGCGCCTACCTGATCTCGCACTACGCGGCCAGCACCGACATCCTGACCGTGATGGCCACCACGCCACCCGACCGTTGCACCAGCTACCCGGCGCTGTCCACGCTGGACGCGCTGGCCTGGCGGCTGGAGCAACTGCCCGGCGTGGAGTCCACCAACTCCATGGCCACGCTGTCCAAGCTGGCCATGGTGGGCTACAACGAAGGGCACCTGAAGTGGTTCGAGCTGCTGCCCAACGAAAGCGCCCTGGGCGGTGTGCAGACCCGCGCGCCGCGCGAGCTGTTCAACCAGAGCTGCTCGTTCCTGGCGCTCTACGTCTACCTGAAGGACCACAAGGCCGAAACCCTGGAGCGCGTGGTGGCCGAGGTGGAGCGCTTCAAGGCCGAGCACGACTCGCCCGAGCTGACATTCAAGCTCGCCGCCGGCAGCGCCGGCATCGACGCAGCGACCAACATCGTGGTGAAGCAGGCCATGCGCGAGATGCTGCTGTGGGTCTATGCCGCGGTGGTGCTGCTGTGCTGGATCACCTTCCGCTCCTGGCGCGCGGTGATCGTGGCGGTGCTGCCGCTCATGCTCACCTCCATCCTGTGCGAAGCGCTGATGGTGGGCTTGGGCATGGGCGTGAAGGTGGCCACGCTGCCGGTGATCGCGCTGGGCGTGGGCATCGGTGTGGACTACGCGCTCTACGTGCTCAGCGTCACGCTCACCCGCCTGCGCGCGGGCGCCAGCCTGGCCGAGGCCTACACCCACGCGCTGCAGTTCACCGGCCGCGTGGTGATGCTCACCGGCGTCACGCTGGCGCTGGCCGTGGGCACCTGGGCCTTCTCGCCCATCAAGTTCCAGGCCGACATGGGCATCCTGCTGGCCTTCATGTTCGTCTGGAACATGGTGGGCGCGCTGGTGCTGCTGCCCGCGCTGGCGCACTTCCTGTTGCCCGCCGTGCCCCGCAACGACCCCGCCGAAAACCCCGCGAACGCCAGCGCGCCCTCCCTCGTCACGGCGGCCGGCCAAGGCACCTGA
- a CDS encoding alpha/beta fold hydrolase, protein MNLEASIDVQGVSIRYRDSGGPGMPILLTHGIGGSLELWGSQFSEDLQAHRLIAWDMPGHGLSGMGEQPYDPDKFARFAWQFLDALDIQRVVLAGNSLGAAVSVRMAGLAPDRVAGLALANAATLGRDVFAPFRIMTLPVLGELMNKPGPTAVERQIQAIFHNRGVATAPIREAITRNVHKPGGVKAFLATLRRMSDLGGQNTQGVSRTLGVLRAVQVPVLFVHGKHDTVVPLQHSVAAHAVTPGSTLLVLEDCGHTPQLEKPTEFNRSLSRLASACV, encoded by the coding sequence ATGAACCTTGAAGCCAGCATCGACGTCCAGGGCGTGTCCATCCGCTACCGCGACAGCGGTGGTCCAGGCATGCCCATCCTCCTGACCCACGGCATCGGGGGCTCGCTGGAGCTGTGGGGTTCGCAATTCAGCGAAGACCTTCAGGCCCACCGCCTGATCGCCTGGGACATGCCGGGTCACGGCCTGTCCGGCATGGGCGAGCAGCCCTACGACCCCGACAAGTTCGCGCGCTTTGCGTGGCAGTTCCTGGACGCCCTGGACATCCAGCGCGTGGTGCTCGCGGGCAACTCGCTCGGCGCGGCCGTCTCGGTGCGCATGGCCGGTCTCGCCCCGGACCGGGTGGCCGGCCTGGCACTGGCCAACGCCGCCACCCTCGGGCGCGACGTGTTCGCGCCCTTCCGGATCATGACGCTGCCGGTGCTCGGCGAGCTGATGAACAAGCCCGGCCCGACGGCGGTGGAGCGCCAGATCCAGGCCATTTTTCACAACCGTGGCGTGGCCACCGCCCCCATCCGTGAAGCCATCACCCGCAACGTCCACAAGCCCGGCGGCGTCAAGGCTTTCCTGGCCACGCTGCGCCGCATGTCCGATCTGGGTGGGCAGAACACACAAGGCGTCTCGCGCACGCTGGGCGTGTTGAGAGCGGTCCAGGTGCCCGTGCTGTTCGTGCACGGAAAACACGACACGGTGGTGCCTCTGCAGCACTCCGTTGCCGCCCACGCCGTCACGCCCGGTTCGACGCTCCTGGTGCTGGAAGACTGCGGACACACCCCCCAGCTGGAGAAGCCGACCGAATTCAATCGTTCGCTGAGCCGCTTGGCGAGCGCCTGCGTTTGA
- a CDS encoding ABC transporter substrate-binding protein: MPTHHLLRFVIGLVLAAQAGLAMPAGAIVIGQSLPLTGSGFPVANRVLAGAKAYVERFNASGGLQGRPLELVTLDDGGDPGRHAANLRSLARQHRAVAVLNCLGESACQAAAEATRELRLPLVGPMSGALALRSPTLPQVFSLRPDDARETGALAQQLQSIGITRALLLSDGAEPARGAALAQALERSGIRLQRTTVDGTADAIAGALQRMVPGAQQALVIHLGLNGQDALGRLDASQFTGVPGTIATLSSAGLTHMTRLFPGRLIGYTSVVPNPETPQLPVVREFLRDADAFIGPEAVTFEGLEAYLNLRLLAEALRRAGPSADSARLAQSLEALGAFDMGGFRLRFGPDQHHGSEFVEVGLRARDGRLLR; encoded by the coding sequence ATGCCCACGCACCACCTGCTCCGCTTCGTGATCGGTCTCGTGCTGGCCGCCCAGGCCGGTCTGGCCATGCCGGCCGGGGCCATCGTCATCGGCCAGTCGCTGCCGCTCACCGGCAGCGGCTTTCCGGTGGCCAACCGGGTGCTGGCGGGCGCCAAGGCGTACGTGGAACGCTTCAACGCCAGCGGCGGCCTGCAGGGCCGGCCCCTGGAGCTGGTGACGCTGGACGACGGCGGCGACCCGGGCCGCCACGCGGCCAACCTGCGCAGCCTGGCCCGCCAGCACCGCGCGGTGGCCGTGCTCAACTGCCTGGGCGAAAGCGCCTGCCAGGCCGCCGCCGAGGCCACGCGTGAACTGCGCCTGCCGCTGGTCGGCCCGATGTCGGGCGCGCTGGCGCTGCGCTCGCCCACGCTCCCGCAGGTGTTCAGCCTGCGCCCGGACGACGCGCGCGAAACGGGCGCGCTCGCGCAGCAGCTGCAATCCATCGGCATCACACGCGCCCTGCTGCTGAGCGACGGCGCGGAACCGGCGCGCGGCGCGGCGCTGGCCCAGGCCCTGGAGCGCTCGGGCATCCGGCTGCAGCGCACCACGGTCGATGGCACGGCGGACGCCATCGCGGGCGCCTTGCAGCGCATGGTGCCCGGCGCGCAGCAGGCGCTGGTGATCCACCTCGGCCTCAACGGGCAGGACGCGCTGGGCCGGCTGGACGCCAGCCAGTTCACGGGGGTGCCCGGCACCATCGCCACCCTGTCGTCGGCCGGGTTGACCCACATGACGCGGCTGTTTCCCGGCCGGCTGATCGGCTACACCAGCGTGGTGCCCAACCCGGAGACGCCCCAGTTGCCGGTGGTGCGCGAGTTCCTGCGCGACGCCGATGCCTTCATCGGCCCCGAAGCGGTCACCTTCGAAGGGCTGGAGGCTTACCTCAACCTGCGCCTGCTGGCCGAAGCCCTGCGCCGGGCCGGCCCCTCGGCCGACAGCGCCCGGCTCGCGCAGAGCCTGGAGGCCCTGGGCGCGTTCGACATGGGCGGTTTTCGCCTGCGCTTCGGCCCCGACCAGCACCACGGTTCGGAGTTCGTCGAGGTCGGCCTGCGCGCACGCGACGGCCGCCTGCTGCGCTGA
- a CDS encoding alpha/beta hydrolase — protein MTVTTTLPRAPMDPGLAGFLAQAAAQGNPPLEALPPAVGRQIYRDLAAGLGLPPPVVATEDRSIAGPGGPLKLRIYHPDAPGPLPALLYVHGGGYVIGDLETHDAVCRGLCHQVGAVVVAVDYRLAPEHPFPAAVDDVVCVLQWLATHVKELRADPSRIAVAGDSAGAQLAATACLRTAGAITPRALGLIYPVAQHHSEPSASMAENGEGKFLTHGVMRWFIGCYLDGRSELSRHPDFALLSAPTLATLPPSWVATMGHDPLRDEGHALAQRIEQAGVATEHRHYPSAIHACIHFTAVSPVGAQVVADLAGWLRARLS, from the coding sequence ATGACCGTCACCACCACGCTCCCGCGCGCGCCCATGGACCCCGGCCTCGCCGGCTTTCTGGCCCAGGCCGCCGCGCAGGGCAACCCGCCGCTGGAGGCGCTGCCGCCCGCGGTCGGGCGCCAGATCTACCGCGACCTCGCCGCGGGCCTGGGGCTGCCGCCGCCGGTGGTCGCCACGGAAGACCGCAGCATCGCAGGCCCCGGCGGGCCGCTCAAGCTGCGCATCTACCACCCCGACGCCCCCGGGCCGCTGCCCGCGCTGTTGTACGTGCACGGCGGCGGCTACGTGATCGGCGACCTGGAAACGCACGACGCGGTGTGCCGCGGCCTGTGCCACCAGGTGGGCGCCGTGGTGGTGGCGGTGGACTACCGGCTCGCGCCCGAGCACCCGTTTCCCGCCGCCGTAGACGACGTGGTCTGCGTGCTGCAGTGGCTGGCAACGCACGTGAAAGAACTGCGTGCCGACCCGTCGCGCATCGCCGTGGCGGGCGACAGCGCGGGGGCCCAGCTGGCCGCCACGGCCTGCCTGCGCACCGCCGGCGCGATCACGCCGCGCGCCCTGGGCCTGATCTACCCGGTGGCGCAGCACCACAGCGAGCCCAGCGCCTCGATGGCGGAAAACGGCGAGGGCAAGTTCCTCACCCACGGTGTGATGCGGTGGTTCATCGGCTGCTACCTGGACGGCCGCAGCGAACTCAGCCGGCACCCGGACTTCGCCCTGCTGAGCGCGCCCACACTGGCCACGCTGCCGCCCAGCTGGGTCGCCACCATGGGCCACGACCCGCTGCGCGACGAAGGCCACGCGCTGGCGCAGCGCATCGAGCAGGCGGGCGTGGCCACCGAGCACCGCCACTACCCCAGCGCCATCCACGCCTGCATCCACTTCACCGCCGTGTCGCCGGTGGGCGCCCAAGTGGTGGCCGATCTCGCGGGCTGGCTGCGCGCGCGGCTGTCGTGA
- a CDS encoding methyl-accepting chemotaxis protein codes for MFQLTTLSVSRRLFILVASAVMGLVILLALFLTSERALIMEERQSGVRQTVETAHGLITHYHSLSAKGGLSEADAKAQALAAIRALRYSEVEYFWINDMTPVMVMHPIRPELEGKDLSENKDPEGTFLFREFVDTVKKGGAGYVPYMWPKPGSENPVQKVSYVKGFAPWGWVIGSGVYVDTVTATIWDRTLKMGLSALAMALVLLGIGLLMSRSIVRQLGGEPALASAITERIAQGDLAVEVPIRAGDHHSLMHSLRSMRDNMAGIVSRVRQGSESVAMASTEIAQGNHDLSGRTESQASALEQTAASMEELGSTVRQNADNARQANSLAQSASSVAVLGGEVVGQVVDNMKAIHTSSQKISDIISVIDGIAFQTNILALNAAVEAARAGEQGRGFAVVAGEVRLLAGRSAEAAKEIKTLISDSVVRVEQGSALVDRARSTMQDVVQSIRHVTDIVAEISAASTEQSSAVGQVSEAVTQMDQNTQQNAAMVEQIASAASSLKSQADDLVQTVAAFRFAPQQGLVAQVG; via the coding sequence ATGTTCCAGCTGACAACCCTGAGCGTCTCGCGACGCCTTTTCATTCTGGTCGCCAGCGCCGTCATGGGCCTGGTCATCCTGCTGGCCCTGTTCCTCACGTCGGAGCGGGCGCTGATCATGGAAGAGCGCCAAAGCGGCGTGCGCCAGACCGTGGAGACCGCCCATGGCCTGATCACGCACTACCACAGCCTCTCAGCCAAGGGCGGCCTGAGTGAAGCCGATGCCAAGGCCCAGGCGCTGGCTGCCATCCGTGCACTGCGCTACAGCGAAGTGGAGTATTTCTGGATCAACGACATGACGCCCGTGATGGTCATGCACCCGATCCGCCCCGAACTCGAAGGCAAGGACCTGAGCGAGAACAAAGACCCCGAAGGCACCTTCCTGTTCCGCGAGTTCGTGGACACGGTGAAAAAGGGCGGTGCCGGCTACGTGCCCTACATGTGGCCCAAACCCGGCAGCGAAAACCCGGTGCAGAAGGTCTCGTATGTGAAGGGCTTTGCGCCCTGGGGCTGGGTGATCGGTTCGGGCGTGTATGTGGACACCGTGACCGCCACCATCTGGGACCGCACCTTGAAGATGGGCCTGAGCGCGCTTGCGATGGCCCTGGTTCTGCTGGGCATCGGCCTGCTCATGTCGCGCAGCATCGTGCGGCAGCTCGGCGGTGAGCCGGCATTGGCCAGCGCCATCACCGAACGCATTGCCCAGGGCGATCTGGCGGTGGAGGTGCCGATTCGCGCCGGCGACCACCACAGCCTCATGCACAGCCTGCGCTCCATGCGTGACAACATGGCCGGCATCGTCAGCCGCGTGCGCCAGGGCAGCGAGTCGGTGGCCATGGCCAGCACCGAAATTGCACAGGGCAACCACGACCTCAGCGGCCGCACCGAAAGCCAGGCCAGCGCGCTGGAGCAGACGGCGGCCAGCATGGAAGAATTGGGCTCCACCGTGCGCCAGAACGCCGACAACGCGCGCCAGGCCAACTCGCTGGCACAAAGCGCTTCGTCGGTGGCGGTCCTGGGGGGTGAGGTGGTCGGTCAGGTGGTGGACAACATGAAGGCCATCCACACCTCCAGCCAGAAGATCTCCGACATCATCTCCGTGATCGATGGCATCGCTTTTCAGACCAACATCCTGGCGCTCAATGCGGCGGTGGAAGCCGCGCGCGCTGGTGAACAGGGCCGGGGCTTTGCGGTGGTGGCGGGTGAAGTGCGCCTGCTGGCCGGGCGCAGCGCCGAAGCGGCGAAAGAAATCAAGACCCTGATCTCTGACAGCGTGGTCCGTGTGGAACAGGGTTCGGCCCTGGTGGATCGCGCGCGCAGCACCATGCAGGACGTGGTGCAGAGCATCCGCCACGTGACCGACATCGTGGCCGAGATCAGTGCGGCCAGCACCGAGCAAAGCAGCGCGGTGGGTCAGGTCAGCGAAGCCGTCACCCAGATGGACCAGAACACCCAACAAAACGCGGCCATGGTGGAACAGATCGCATCGGCCGCGAGCAGCCTCAAGAGCCAGGCTGACGACCTGGTGCAGACGGTCGCCGCCTTCCGGTTTGCGCCCCAGCAGGGCCTGGTTGCGCAAGTCGGATAA
- the cobM gene encoding precorrin-4 C(11)-methyltransferase encodes MTGTVWFVGAGPGDPELITVKGRALVERAGAILFAGSLVNEAATRWAPAGCAIADSKDMTLDQMAAWLLAQAQRHETVVRLQTGDPALYGTLIEMVQPLDAAGVPVRVVPGVSSAMASAAAGVESFTLPEVTQSVIFTRVEGRTPMPPGEDLAALAAHHCTLCIFLSITLLHKVEAGLRAAGWAEDAPILVVHKASWPGEELIVRGTLADIRQRCREAKVVSQSMVIASPTLGARHWPTLAKSRLYDPSFTHRFRRASAPATPTAPEFP; translated from the coding sequence ATGACGGGCACCGTCTGGTTCGTGGGTGCCGGCCCGGGCGACCCGGAACTGATCACCGTCAAGGGCCGCGCCCTGGTGGAAAGGGCCGGCGCGATCCTCTTCGCGGGCTCGCTGGTCAACGAGGCCGCGACCCGCTGGGCGCCCGCGGGCTGCGCGATCGCCGACAGCAAGGACATGACGCTGGACCAGATGGCCGCCTGGCTGCTGGCGCAGGCGCAGCGCCACGAGACGGTGGTGCGCCTGCAGACCGGCGACCCCGCCCTGTACGGCACGCTGATCGAGATGGTGCAGCCGCTCGATGCGGCGGGCGTGCCGGTGCGCGTGGTGCCGGGGGTGTCCTCGGCCATGGCCTCGGCGGCGGCCGGCGTGGAGAGCTTCACCCTGCCCGAGGTGACGCAGAGCGTGATCTTCACCCGCGTCGAGGGCCGCACGCCCATGCCACCGGGCGAGGACCTGGCCGCCCTGGCCGCCCACCACTGCACCCTGTGCATCTTTCTCTCGATCACACTGCTGCACAAGGTGGAAGCGGGCCTGCGCGCCGCCGGCTGGGCCGAGGACGCGCCCATCCTGGTGGTCCACAAGGCCAGCTGGCCGGGCGAGGAGCTGATCGTTCGCGGCACCCTGGCCGACATCCGGCAGCGCTGCCGCGAGGCCAAGGTGGTGAGCCAGTCCATGGTGATCGCCAGCCCCACGTTGGGCGCGCGCCACTGGCCCACCCTGGCCAAGTCCCGGCTGTACGACCCCAGCTTCACCCACCGCTTCCGCCGCGCCAGCGCGCCCGCCACCCCCACCGCCCCGGAGTTCCCATGA
- a CDS encoding sirohydrochlorin chelatase, producing MTSETILLVGHGSREPSGNDEIQVFAERLRLRQPDWRIEVCFIEFSEITLSEGLKRAAAGSQRVWVLPLILNAAGHVKMDIPQAIAHARLQFPLVQFQYAPHLGAGEPMLAILRRRLKGAMQALDMPDPRTTGVVILGRGSSDRQANGDMARMARWLMEETEHELVDLAFTGITHPRLETVVQRQSLLGMKQVVVLPYYLFNGTLVERITRQVEHLKAQYPTLRFVSTKYFGFEPEIFELLEQRVGDMRRHAPAALMPCDGCKYRHFAEEHGLGGHHHDDALPHSHDHDHGPAHPHEHPHVHEHEHAHADAHGHDHEHPHDHARA from the coding sequence ATGACGTCTGAAACCATTCTGCTGGTGGGCCACGGCTCGCGCGAGCCCTCGGGCAACGACGAGATCCAGGTCTTCGCCGAACGGCTGCGCCTGCGCCAGCCCGACTGGCGCATCGAGGTCTGCTTCATCGAGTTCTCCGAGATCACGCTGAGCGAAGGCCTCAAGCGCGCGGCCGCCGGCTCGCAGCGCGTGTGGGTGCTGCCGCTGATCCTGAACGCGGCCGGTCACGTGAAGATGGACATCCCCCAGGCCATCGCCCATGCCCGCCTCCAGTTCCCGCTGGTGCAGTTCCAGTACGCGCCCCACCTGGGCGCGGGCGAACCGATGCTGGCCATCCTGCGGCGGCGCCTCAAGGGCGCGATGCAGGCGCTGGACATGCCCGACCCGCGCACCACCGGTGTGGTGATCCTGGGGCGCGGGTCGTCCGACCGGCAGGCCAACGGCGACATGGCCCGCATGGCGCGCTGGCTGATGGAGGAGACCGAGCACGAGCTGGTGGACCTCGCGTTCACCGGCATCACCCACCCGCGGCTGGAAACGGTGGTGCAGCGCCAGAGCCTGCTGGGCATGAAGCAGGTGGTGGTGCTGCCGTATTACCTGTTCAACGGCACCCTGGTGGAACGCATCACGCGCCAGGTGGAGCACCTGAAAGCCCAGTACCCGACGCTGCGTTTCGTCTCCACGAAGTACTTCGGTTTCGAGCCCGAGATCTTCGAGCTGCTGGAGCAGCGCGTGGGCGACATGCGGCGCCACGCGCCGGCCGCGCTCATGCCCTGCGACGGCTGCAAGTACCGCCACTTTGCAGAGGAACACGGCCTGGGTGGGCACCACCACGACGACGCGCTGCCGCACAGCCACGACCACGATCACGGCCCTGCGCATCCGCACGAACACCCCCATGTGCATGAACACGAGCATGCCCACGCAGATGCCCATGGACACGACCACGAACACCCCCATGACCATGCCCGCGCCTGA
- a CDS encoding precorrin-8X methylmutase, whose amino-acid sequence MDTTTNTPMTMPAPDTANVVTEQLTAAGRAIEHDSFAVIDREVLSHPYTPDQWPIVRRMIHANADFDFNGLTDFHPGAVDAGLAAILSRGTRVVADVEMICVGLSALRLGHFGMGTHQFISDPDVIEQAKTEGTTRAVQAMRKAHRLGLIDGAIVGIGNAPTALIEVVRLIHEEAACPALVVGMPVGFVSAAESKDLMALQTGVPWIVIRGRKGGSTLVVAAIHALLGLAEARELAA is encoded by the coding sequence ATGGACACGACCACGAACACCCCCATGACCATGCCCGCGCCTGACACCGCCAACGTCGTCACCGAGCAGCTCACCGCCGCGGGCCGCGCCATCGAGCACGACTCGTTCGCGGTGATCGACCGCGAGGTGCTCTCGCACCCGTACACCCCCGATCAGTGGCCCATCGTGCGCCGCATGATCCACGCCAACGCCGATTTCGACTTCAACGGCCTGACCGATTTCCACCCCGGCGCGGTGGACGCGGGCCTGGCCGCCATCCTCTCGCGCGGCACCCGCGTGGTGGCCGACGTGGAGATGATCTGTGTTGGCCTCTCGGCGCTGCGCCTGGGCCACTTCGGCATGGGCACGCACCAGTTCATCTCCGACCCGGACGTGATCGAGCAAGCCAAAACCGAAGGCACGACCCGCGCCGTGCAGGCCATGCGAAAGGCCCACCGGCTGGGCCTGATCGACGGCGCCATCGTGGGCATCGGCAACGCGCCCACGGCGCTGATCGAGGTGGTGCGCCTGATCCATGAAGAAGCCGCATGCCCCGCGCTGGTGGTGGGCATGCCGGTGGGCTTTGTGTCGGCGGCCGAGTCCAAGGACCTGATGGCGCTGCAGACCGGCGTGCCCTGGATCGTGATCCGGGGCCGCAAGGGCGGCTCCACCCTGGTGGTGGCCGCGATCCACGCGTTGCTGGGCCTGGCCGAGGCGCGGGAGCTCGCCGCGTGA
- a CDS encoding cobalt-precorrin-5B (C(1))-methyltransferase produces MMQKDAPRGTRTGFTTGACSAAAARAAAIGLVTGAVPDEVECLLPNGDRVTFAVHDGRVEGSGAQRAAHAMVIKDAGDDPDCTDKAHLTADLRLLPEQPGQVVLAGGVGVGTVTMPGLGLAVGGPAINPVPRRNIEANVRAVGQCLLDEVGLRVTLSVPQGEAMAKKTLNARLGILGGISILGTTGIVKPYSTAAYRASVVQGVQVAGTLGHGVVVLTTGGRTEKFVMEEMPELPEPAFVQMGDFLRYAMGAAVKAGLKKVVIGGMVGKLTKIAQGETITHAGRAEVDTGLLADLAAGVGAPPEVCEAIRGNETARYAGERMDALGLGQAFHTALARKVIETLRTRYPDQFELQVLVCDFDGKKIAEAS; encoded by the coding sequence GTGATGCAGAAGGACGCGCCCCGCGGCACCCGCACCGGTTTCACGACCGGTGCGTGTTCGGCCGCGGCGGCGCGTGCGGCGGCCATCGGTCTGGTCACGGGTGCGGTGCCCGATGAGGTCGAGTGCCTGCTGCCCAACGGCGACCGGGTGACGTTCGCCGTGCACGACGGCCGGGTGGAAGGCAGCGGTGCACAAAGGGCCGCCCACGCCATGGTGATCAAGGACGCGGGCGACGACCCGGACTGCACCGACAAGGCCCACCTCACCGCCGACCTGCGCCTGCTGCCCGAGCAACCGGGCCAGGTGGTGCTGGCCGGCGGCGTGGGCGTAGGCACGGTCACCATGCCCGGTCTGGGTCTGGCGGTGGGCGGCCCGGCCATCAACCCGGTGCCGCGCCGCAACATCGAGGCCAATGTGCGGGCCGTCGGCCAGTGCCTGCTCGACGAGGTGGGCCTGCGGGTCACGCTCTCGGTGCCGCAGGGCGAAGCGATGGCGAAGAAGACGCTGAACGCGCGTCTGGGCATCCTGGGTGGCATCTCCATCCTGGGCACCACCGGCATCGTCAAACCGTATTCCACCGCCGCCTACCGCGCCAGCGTGGTGCAGGGCGTGCAGGTGGCGGGCACGCTGGGCCACGGCGTGGTGGTGCTCACCACCGGCGGGCGCACCGAAAAATTCGTGATGGAAGAAATGCCCGAACTGCCCGAACCGGCCTTCGTGCAGATGGGCGATTTCCTGCGCTACGCCATGGGCGCGGCGGTGAAGGCCGGGCTGAAGAAGGTGGTCATCGGCGGCATGGTGGGCAAGCTCACCAAGATCGCCCAGGGCGAAACCATCACCCACGCGGGCCGCGCCGAGGTGGACACCGGCCTGCTGGCCGATCTGGCCGCCGGCGTGGGCGCGCCGCCCGAGGTCTGCGAGGCCATCCGCGGCAACGAGACCGCGCGCTACGCCGGTGAACGCATGGACGCGCTGGGCCTGGGCCAGGCCTTTCATACGGCGCTGGCGCGCAAGGTCATCGAGACCCTGCGCACGCGTTACCCCGATCAATTTGAATTGCAGGTGCTGGTCTGCGATTTCGACGGCAAAAAAATAGCGGAGGCTTCTTGA